In one Brevibacillus choshinensis genomic region, the following are encoded:
- a CDS encoding GNAT family N-acetyltransferase, whose translation MPIYLQGEKVVLRDIRPEDIDVIYMWKYEAQDREHLNWNGPYKPLDPLTKEEHRSLPRHQESLGLVGTDAPRTELILEIDGQLRGSVGRYWVSEETNWCEIGIVIYDSRYWSNGYGSEAFQMWIDYLFTHMDTVRLGIGTWSGNERMIKLAARCGMQEEARVRKARIVRGEYYDAIKMGMLKEEWEALQSRQDLRNK comes from the coding sequence ATGCCAATCTACCTGCAAGGCGAAAAAGTCGTGCTTCGCGACATTCGCCCCGAAGATATCGATGTCATCTACATGTGGAAGTACGAAGCTCAGGATCGGGAGCACCTGAACTGGAATGGCCCGTACAAGCCACTCGATCCACTCACAAAGGAAGAGCATCGGTCTCTGCCACGGCACCAGGAATCATTAGGACTCGTCGGCACAGACGCCCCTCGAACGGAGCTGATCCTCGAAATTGACGGTCAGCTGCGGGGAAGCGTGGGCCGTTATTGGGTATCGGAAGAAACGAACTGGTGTGAAATCGGAATCGTTATCTACGATTCTCGATATTGGTCAAACGGTTATGGCAGCGAAGCTTTCCAGATGTGGATCGACTATTTGTTTACCCACATGGACACCGTACGTCTGGGCATTGGTACCTGGTCAGGAAACGAACGCATGATTAAGCTCGCAGCTCGTTGCGGGATGCAGGAAGAAGCCCGCGTACGCAAGGCAAGGATTGTCCGTGGAGAGTATTATGATGCCATCAAAATGGGGATGTTGAAGGAAGAATGGGAAGCTTTACAATCAAGACAGGATCTGAGAAATAAATAG
- a CDS encoding thymidylate synthase has product MKQYLDLCQRILDEGVTKEDRTGTGTISVFGHQMRFDLSEGFPLVTTKKLHTKSIFHELLWFLSGDTNIRYLQENGVRIWNEWADENGDLGPVYGQQWRSFAGRDGKTVDQIQWVIDEIKRNPDSRRLVVSAWNPAEIDKMALPPCHLLFQFYVANGKLSCQLYQRSGDTFLGVPFNIASYALLTHMIAHVTGLEPGDFVHTLGDAHLYINHVEQVKLQLSREPMPLPKLKLNPDVKSIFDFTFDDIEVVGYESHPHIKGEVAV; this is encoded by the coding sequence ATGAAACAATACCTGGACTTGTGCCAGCGCATTTTAGATGAGGGCGTCACCAAGGAAGACCGGACGGGTACGGGGACGATCAGTGTGTTTGGACATCAGATGCGCTTTGACTTGAGTGAAGGCTTTCCGCTCGTGACGACGAAAAAGCTGCATACCAAATCCATCTTTCACGAGCTACTCTGGTTTTTGTCAGGAGATACGAATATTCGTTACCTGCAGGAAAATGGAGTGCGCATCTGGAACGAGTGGGCGGATGAAAATGGGGATTTGGGACCTGTATATGGCCAGCAATGGCGTTCGTTTGCCGGACGCGACGGTAAAACGGTTGACCAAATCCAATGGGTGATTGATGAAATCAAGCGCAATCCAGATTCTCGACGTCTGGTAGTCAGCGCCTGGAATCCCGCTGAGATTGACAAGATGGCTCTTCCTCCGTGCCACTTGCTGTTCCAGTTTTACGTAGCAAATGGGAAGCTTTCCTGCCAACTCTATCAGCGCAGTGGGGATACGTTCCTCGGCGTGCCGTTTAACATTGCGAGCTACGCTTTGTTGACGCATATGATCGCGCACGTGACCGGGCTAGAGCCAGGAGATTTTGTGCATACACTGGGCGATGCTCATCTGTATATCAACCATGTAGAACAGGTCAAACTGCAACTGAGCCGTGAACCAATGCCACTGCCAAAGCTGAAGCTCAATCCGGATGTGAAATCCATTTTTGATTTCACTTTTGACGATATCGAAGTGGTCGGCTACGAGTCTCACCCGCATATCAAAGGCGAGGTGGCCGTATGA
- a CDS encoding cytochrome c oxidase subunit II, producing the protein MPITPFIITVFILVFIALILTFRIGLNPEEAKQRSFTHRSRNLLLIYGVITLLLVIALSIFLYLQ; encoded by the coding sequence ATGCCAATTACCCCTTTTATCATCACGGTCTTCATTCTGGTTTTCATTGCCTTGATCCTCACTTTCAGGATCGGATTGAATCCCGAGGAAGCGAAACAACGGAGCTTTACTCATCGCTCCCGAAATCTTTTGCTCATCTATGGGGTCATTACCCTCTTGTTGGTAATCGCCCTTTCGATTTTTCTTTACCTTCAATAA
- the pdxR gene encoding MocR-like pyridoxine biosynthesis transcription factor PdxR has protein sequence MDFTPVLDLSSREPLYQQLYEQISRAITSGTIPAGERLPSIRQLVKASGVGKITVEAAYHQLLAEGYILSKERSGFFAAELEVWREQMHEPATLPLPPSPLRGGNKPDPRFNFHGSVVDTRSFPYREWRTCMLEAMETYADDFAFYGDSQGERELRQELAGYLRRARTLHCEPEQILIGTGLQQALSLICLLLADRHRVVAFEEPGYADARVVFSQHGYEVVSVPVEEDGLSIESLEKSGATVVYTTPAHQYPYGMVMPVAKRHRLLQWAKRTGSIIIENDYDGEFRYNVRPTPSLQGMDRDGTVAYIGNFSKALSPALRLDYTVLPAELLQRYFTSFLAYPSPVSRHLQRTMQLFMEKGYWEKHVRKMRTLYHRKHDLLLKAVHTHMPREVRVLGHSVGLHILLEVKTSRSEEELMQQALAAGISVYASGRSWAQPPSYFLPRMIVGFGGVAESDMEEGISLLAGAWFGSNLLT, from the coding sequence ATGGATTTTACACCAGTGTTGGACCTATCGAGCAGAGAGCCGCTCTATCAGCAGCTTTACGAGCAGATCAGTCGAGCGATCACATCTGGTACGATACCAGCTGGAGAACGCTTGCCGTCTATTCGCCAGCTGGTCAAGGCAAGTGGAGTGGGAAAAATCACAGTAGAGGCAGCCTATCATCAATTGTTGGCGGAGGGCTACATCTTAAGCAAGGAAAGAAGCGGGTTTTTCGCGGCTGAGCTGGAGGTATGGAGGGAGCAGATGCATGAGCCTGCAACTTTGCCACTTCCGCCCTCGCCCTTGAGGGGCGGGAATAAGCCAGATCCCCGGTTTAATTTCCACGGTTCCGTCGTGGACACGCGTTCCTTTCCGTATCGGGAATGGCGGACTTGCATGCTCGAGGCGATGGAAACGTACGCGGATGATTTCGCTTTTTACGGTGACAGCCAAGGAGAGCGGGAGCTACGTCAGGAATTGGCAGGTTACTTACGCAGAGCGCGTACGCTTCATTGCGAACCGGAGCAGATCCTGATTGGTACAGGCTTGCAGCAGGCGCTCAGCTTAATATGCTTACTGCTGGCGGACCGCCATCGCGTCGTAGCCTTTGAAGAACCTGGGTATGCGGACGCCCGTGTCGTGTTTTCGCAGCACGGCTATGAGGTCGTGTCTGTCCCAGTGGAAGAGGACGGGCTGTCCATCGAAAGCTTGGAGAAGAGTGGGGCCACGGTCGTCTACACGACTCCTGCTCACCAATATCCATACGGGATGGTCATGCCTGTCGCCAAACGTCATCGACTGCTGCAATGGGCCAAACGCACAGGGAGCATCATCATCGAGAATGATTATGACGGTGAATTTCGCTACAACGTAAGGCCTACACCGTCGCTCCAAGGAATGGACCGAGATGGAACCGTCGCCTACATCGGCAATTTCTCCAAGGCTCTCTCCCCCGCGCTGCGTCTGGATTATACGGTGCTACCAGCAGAATTACTCCAGCGCTACTTTACCTCCTTCCTCGCTTATCCATCACCGGTCTCCCGTCATTTGCAGCGGACGATGCAGCTGTTTATGGAGAAGGGCTACTGGGAAAAGCATGTGCGAAAGATGAGAACGTTGTATCACCGCAAGCATGATCTGTTGCTAAAGGCCGTCCACACGCATATGCCGCGTGAGGTACGCGTACTAGGTCATTCAGTGGGCTTGCACATTTTGCTGGAGGTGAAAACTTCTAGGAGCGAGGAAGAATTGATGCAGCAGGCGCTGGCTGCAGGAATCAGTGTATACGCGAGCGGGCGGAGCTGGGCACAGCCACCGAGTTATTTTTTACCCCGTATGATTGTAGGCTTTGGCGGTGTGGCAGAGTCGGATATGGAAGAAGGGATATCTCTGCTAGCGGGCGCGTGGTTTGGATCAAACCTTCTTACGTGA
- a CDS encoding cold-shock protein, with protein MIQGKVKWFSKEKGYGFIERDGGPDVFVHYSAITGNGYRNLEEGEQVTFEIVNGQRGLQAANVARKEV; from the coding sequence ATGATTCAAGGGAAAGTAAAATGGTTTAGCAAGGAAAAAGGATATGGTTTTATTGAGCGGGACGGGGGTCCTGACGTCTTCGTTCACTACTCGGCGATCACGGGCAATGGCTACCGCAATTTGGAAGAAGGCGAGCAGGTCACGTTCGAAATTGTGAACGGACAGCGTGGTTTACAAGCGGCTAACGTCGCTCGCAAAGAGGTATAG
- the putP gene encoding sodium/proline symporter PutP yields the protein MLLVSIIVYMAGMLLIGYYAYKRTSNLTDYMLGGRSLGPAVTALSAGASDMSGWLMMGLPGAMFAQGLSASWIAIGLTLGAYANWLYVAPRLRTYTEVANNSITIPAFLENRFGDGSRMLRLASALVIMIFFTFYVSSGLVSGGVLFENTFHLSYTTGLWIVGLVTIAYTLFGGFLAVSWTDAVQGLIMVVALIMVPLVTVLTSGGVESTFTEIRTIDPSLLNIFKGTSVLGIISLFAWGLGYFGQPHIIVRFMAITSTKDIRKARGIGMGWMIFSVAGAMLTGLFGIALFSKQGWTLNDPETIFIQLGTILFHPIITGFLLAAILAAIMSTISSQLLVTSSSLTEDIYKTFFKRSATDKELVTVGRLSVLAVAVIAFLLALNKNDTILDLVGYAWAGFGASFGPVILLSLYWKRMNKWGALAGMIGGALTVIIWTRFDVLKDFLYEMVPGFAISLLAIVIVSNMTSKPSKEVEAQFDTYQRISE from the coding sequence ATGTTGCTCGTTTCGATTATTGTGTACATGGCAGGCATGCTTCTGATTGGGTATTATGCCTACAAGCGTACCTCCAACCTAACCGACTACATGTTAGGAGGACGATCACTGGGCCCTGCGGTAACTGCCTTGAGTGCTGGGGCGTCCGACATGAGTGGCTGGCTGATGATGGGCTTGCCAGGAGCGATGTTTGCGCAAGGCTTGAGCGCTTCGTGGATTGCGATCGGACTCACCTTGGGTGCTTATGCAAACTGGCTGTATGTCGCCCCACGCCTCAGAACGTACACGGAGGTCGCCAATAACTCCATTACCATTCCCGCCTTTCTGGAAAACCGCTTTGGCGATGGCTCCCGCATGCTGCGTCTGGCATCCGCTCTCGTTATCATGATCTTTTTTACCTTCTACGTCTCTTCCGGGCTCGTATCTGGTGGCGTGCTGTTTGAGAATACCTTCCACCTGAGCTACACAACTGGCTTGTGGATTGTCGGTTTGGTTACCATCGCTTATACCCTTTTCGGCGGCTTCCTCGCTGTTAGCTGGACAGATGCCGTTCAAGGCTTGATCATGGTCGTGGCCCTGATCATGGTTCCGCTCGTGACCGTGTTGACCTCCGGCGGTGTGGAATCTACGTTTACTGAAATTCGTACCATCGATCCCTCTCTCTTGAATATTTTCAAAGGGACAAGCGTTCTCGGGATCATCTCCCTGTTTGCTTGGGGATTAGGCTATTTTGGCCAGCCACACATTATTGTTCGTTTTATGGCGATCACCTCGACGAAGGATATCAGAAAAGCGCGCGGCATCGGGATGGGCTGGATGATTTTCTCCGTAGCAGGCGCTATGCTGACCGGTCTGTTCGGTATTGCGCTGTTCTCCAAGCAAGGCTGGACGCTCAATGACCCGGAAACGATCTTTATCCAGTTGGGCACGATCTTGTTCCACCCAATTATCACCGGATTTTTGCTTGCTGCCATACTCGCTGCCATCATGAGTACGATTTCTTCCCAGCTGCTCGTGACGTCCAGCTCACTGACAGAGGACATCTACAAGACCTTTTTCAAGCGTTCTGCTACTGACAAAGAACTAGTGACTGTCGGGCGTCTCTCCGTATTGGCTGTTGCTGTTATCGCCTTTTTGCTCGCGCTGAATAAGAACGACACGATACTGGATCTCGTCGGCTATGCATGGGCTGGCTTCGGGGCTTCCTTTGGTCCCGTCATCCTGTTGTCTCTGTACTGGAAACGCATGAACAAATGGGGTGCGTTGGCGGGAATGATCGGCGGTGCCCTCACGGTAATTATCTGGACCCGCTTTGACGTACTCAAAGACTTTTTGTATGAGATGGTCCCGGGCTTTGCTATCAGCCTGCTCGCCATCGTAATCGTCAGCAACATGACGAGCAAACCATCCAAAGAAGTGGAAGCGCAGTTTGATACGTATCAGCGAATAAGCGAATAG
- a CDS encoding lipoprotein, producing MRKTIVILSSALLLTACSDLSEGVQNAQQAVETGKQAIEVGKQAVEAGKQLAESEVAQQLKTYLQQKYESSEQLRKAMFSGDGKLVADELQKTELANFSFYKSDLFGVEYSGQLTGDGTFKVLKHDLKNAGTEPVVVKEFKVTLDNSGQIQVQ from the coding sequence ATGCGCAAAACCATCGTTATTCTAAGCAGTGCATTGCTGCTTACAGCCTGCTCGGATCTATCTGAGGGAGTACAAAACGCGCAGCAAGCCGTAGAGACAGGCAAACAGGCCATCGAAGTGGGAAAACAAGCTGTGGAAGCAGGAAAGCAGCTGGCAGAATCAGAAGTTGCCCAACAGCTGAAGACCTACCTTCAACAAAAGTACGAATCCTCGGAGCAACTGCGAAAAGCCATGTTCAGTGGGGATGGCAAGCTCGTAGCTGATGAATTACAAAAGACAGAACTCGCCAATTTCAGCTTTTACAAGTCTGATTTGTTCGGCGTGGAATATTCGGGTCAATTGACTGGAGACGGTACATTCAAAGTGCTCAAGCACGACCTGAAAAATGCAGGGACGGAACCAGTCGTCGTAAAAGAGTTCAAAGTAACCTTGGATAACAGCGGTCAGATTCAAGTCCAGTAA
- the pdxR gene encoding MocR-like pyridoxine biosynthesis transcription factor PdxR yields the protein MARNDRTKDKPLYKQIAEQMEQRISNGEFPPGSFLPSERTLANELHVNRSTVVAAYDELQAAGVVERKHGSGTIVSQDIWGLARSRVPNWRHLTETGSFRPNLPLIRKIRRETQEHELIDLASGELSADLVPHHSLQQLLTADDFPSHLGYEHSLGNGSLRDTLSEHMKKWRNIEATPSSILITSGAQQALHLVVQCLLQPGDAVAIESPSYCYSLPLFHSAGLRTFPLPVDQDGIDPEQLAELHRKHRIKMVFLNPNFHNPTGTLLSYERRERLLALSAENGIPIIEDDPYSLTSFSGEPVHTLKSMDKHGTVLYISSLTKIVASGLRIGWIVGPQTVIERLADAKQQFDFGHSIFPQWLADRFLASPDFDQHIQRLRTQLACRCDQLVFSLRDTFGDQIEFSAPEGGIHLWCHLPGDWSEQRLLSEAVKRGLVFVPGHLFGANPGYVRFTFGRAQIEQIPDAVSRFADALPASGWSN from the coding sequence ATGGCAAGAAATGATAGGACCAAAGACAAGCCGCTCTACAAACAAATAGCGGAACAAATGGAGCAGCGCATAAGCAACGGAGAATTTCCTCCGGGCAGCTTTTTGCCGTCCGAACGCACCTTGGCAAATGAGCTTCACGTAAATCGCTCGACAGTCGTGGCTGCCTATGACGAATTGCAGGCTGCAGGCGTCGTAGAGCGAAAGCATGGTAGTGGCACGATTGTGAGCCAAGATATCTGGGGACTGGCTCGAAGTCGCGTCCCTAATTGGCGCCACCTGACTGAGACTGGCTCCTTTCGTCCCAATCTCCCCTTAATTCGTAAAATACGCCGTGAGACACAAGAGCACGAGCTGATCGATCTGGCGAGCGGGGAACTGTCTGCAGATCTGGTACCGCACCATTCACTCCAACAATTGCTAACAGCGGATGACTTCCCCTCTCATTTAGGGTACGAGCATTCCTTGGGCAACGGCTCCCTGCGTGACACGTTGAGCGAACATATGAAAAAATGGCGGAACATCGAAGCGACTCCTTCCTCCATCCTCATCACCTCAGGCGCACAGCAGGCCCTGCACCTCGTCGTGCAATGTCTCCTGCAGCCTGGCGATGCGGTAGCCATTGAGTCTCCTTCGTACTGTTATTCTCTGCCACTCTTTCATTCTGCAGGATTGCGTACATTTCCACTCCCGGTAGATCAGGACGGAATCGATCCCGAACAGCTGGCAGAGCTGCACCGCAAGCACCGCATCAAAATGGTGTTTCTCAATCCCAACTTTCACAATCCGACGGGAACACTTCTCTCCTACGAGCGCAGGGAGCGACTGCTTGCCCTCTCAGCGGAAAATGGCATCCCGATCATCGAGGATGATCCTTACAGCCTGACCTCATTCTCAGGAGAGCCTGTCCACACGTTAAAGTCCATGGACAAGCACGGCACGGTACTGTACATTAGCTCGTTGACCAAAATCGTCGCCTCAGGCTTGCGGATCGGCTGGATCGTCGGACCACAGACTGTCATCGAACGATTAGCTGATGCCAAGCAGCAATTTGACTTTGGTCACAGCATCTTTCCCCAGTGGCTGGCAGACCGATTCCTTGCTTCCCCTGACTTTGATCAGCACATCCAGAGGCTCCGTACGCAGCTTGCCTGTCGTTGTGACCAGCTTGTTTTCTCCTTGCGTGACACGTTTGGGGATCAGATTGAGTTCTCTGCGCCAGAAGGGGGGATCCATCTTTGGTGCCATCTGCCTGGCGACTGGAGTGAGCAGCGTCTCCTGTCCGAAGCCGTAAAGCGCGGGCTCGTCTTTGTTCCTGGCCACTTGTTTGGCGCCAATCCAGGTTATGTACGCTTTACATTTGGGCGTGCCCAAATCGAGCAAATTCCAGATGCCGTTTCTCGTTTTGCAGATGCCCTACCAGCAAGTGGATGGTCAAATTAA
- a CDS encoding M20 metallopeptidase family protein encodes MSLQEQLKELLQAMEPQIISWRRHLHQHPELSFQEEKTPALIAGILRELKFDEVRTGVGGRGVVGVLRGSRPGAVVALRADFDALPIQDQKEVEYKSTVPGVMHACGHDAHTSQLLGLASVLASRREEFAGEIRFLFQHAEEESPGGAIQMAKDGAVDGVDAIFGVHLWSMLPVGKVFISGGPIMANTDDFVIEINGRGGHGAVPEETIDSIVIGSQIVGNLQTIASRNISPLASVVVTVGTFNGGDNNNIIADSCRLTGTVRTFLPDVRDRAEQRLIEIGEGTAALLGGSANVLYERGYPAVINSEKEAAIAREAAIAAFGEERVEPMKPLMGGEDFSYYLEKVPGAYLFVGAGNPDKLAKYPHHHPRFDIDEDSMLIAGELLGRTALRYLEQHQG; translated from the coding sequence ATGTCCTTACAAGAACAGTTAAAGGAATTGCTGCAAGCAATGGAGCCACAGATCATCAGCTGGCGGCGCCATTTGCATCAACATCCGGAGTTATCCTTCCAGGAAGAAAAAACTCCCGCACTCATTGCGGGAATTCTTAGAGAATTAAAATTTGATGAGGTGCGCACAGGAGTAGGTGGACGCGGTGTTGTAGGGGTACTGCGAGGAAGTCGCCCGGGAGCAGTAGTGGCTCTGCGCGCAGACTTTGATGCACTCCCCATTCAGGACCAAAAAGAAGTGGAATACAAGTCTACTGTGCCAGGTGTGATGCACGCTTGTGGACACGACGCGCATACCTCTCAACTGCTCGGGCTGGCAAGTGTTCTTGCTTCTCGTCGTGAAGAGTTTGCCGGAGAAATTCGCTTCTTGTTCCAGCATGCGGAGGAGGAATCGCCAGGCGGTGCCATCCAAATGGCAAAGGATGGAGCCGTTGATGGGGTAGATGCCATCTTTGGCGTTCATCTCTGGTCCATGCTCCCGGTAGGCAAAGTGTTTATTAGTGGCGGCCCGATTATGGCCAATACCGATGATTTTGTTATCGAGATCAATGGACGTGGTGGACACGGTGCGGTTCCTGAAGAAACGATCGATTCTATCGTGATTGGTTCGCAAATCGTGGGCAACCTGCAGACGATCGCGAGCCGCAACATCAGCCCGCTGGCGAGTGTGGTTGTAACGGTAGGTACGTTTAACGGTGGGGACAACAACAACATTATTGCAGACAGCTGCCGACTCACCGGGACCGTGCGCACGTTTTTGCCAGATGTACGCGATCGTGCAGAACAGCGCCTGATCGAAATTGGAGAAGGAACAGCTGCTCTGTTGGGAGGCAGTGCCAATGTCCTCTATGAGCGCGGATACCCGGCCGTGATAAACAGTGAGAAGGAAGCCGCGATAGCTCGTGAAGCAGCCATCGCTGCATTTGGAGAAGAACGAGTAGAGCCGATGAAGCCGTTAATGGGCGGGGAAGACTTTTCCTACTACCTGGAAAAAGTGCCTGGCGCCTATTTATTCGTTGGAGCAGGCAATCCGGACAAGCTCGCGAAGTATCCCCATCACCACCCGCGATTTGACATTGATGAAGATTCCATGCTGATTGCAGGGGAACTGCTGGGTCGTACAGCACTTCGTTATCTGGAACAGCATCAGGGCTAA
- a CDS encoding dihydrofolate reductase, producing MISLIVAYARNQVIGKDGVMPWHLPADLKHVKELTTGKTIVMGRKTFESLGRPLPNRRNVVLTRNHEFQPDGVDVVHTKQEVMALGDVIIFGGSEIYKQFLDVVDRLYITEIDLEADGDTFFPEWDRAAFTLVDKREGIVDEKNLYPHAFYVYERITGKKVQS from the coding sequence ATGATCAGTCTGATCGTCGCGTATGCGCGCAATCAGGTAATCGGCAAGGACGGTGTCATGCCGTGGCATCTTCCTGCTGACTTAAAACACGTCAAAGAACTGACGACCGGCAAGACCATCGTCATGGGGCGCAAAACGTTTGAATCCTTGGGAAGACCATTGCCCAACAGGCGGAATGTCGTACTGACACGCAATCATGAATTTCAACCGGATGGGGTCGATGTGGTCCATACGAAGCAAGAGGTGATGGCATTAGGGGATGTCATCATTTTTGGCGGCTCTGAGATTTATAAGCAGTTTCTCGATGTGGTGGATCGGCTCTACATTACAGAAATTGATCTGGAAGCGGACGGAGATACTTTTTTCCCGGAGTGGGATCGTGCGGCATTCACATTGGTGGACAAGCGTGAAGGGATCGTAGACGAAAAGAATCTTTATCCACATGCTTTTTATGTGTATGAGCGGATCACGGGTAAGAAAGTTCAATCATAG